GGCCTACCTGGGCGGCTGACCCTTGGGAACGGCTCAGCGACCCCGGAACACCGGCCGCCGCCGCTCGAGGAAGGACCGCATGCCCTCGCGGCGGTCGTCGGTGGGGACGCAGGCGGCGTAGAGTTCCAGTTCGCGGCGGCGGCCCTCCTCCCATCCCAGGGAACGGCTGGCGCGGACGGCCTGCTTGACTTGCCGCACGGCGATGGGGGCGTTGGCGGCGATCACGGCGGCCAGCTCGAGGGCGCGCGTCACCACGCGCTCCGGCTCGGTGACCTCGGTGACCAGCCCGATGCGCCGGGCGGTCTCGACGTCGATGATCTCGCCGGTCATGATCAGCCGGTTGGCCCACGCCTCGCCCACCACCCGCGGCAGGATCTGGGTGGCGCCACCGCCGGGCATGATGCCCCGGGTGACCTCCGGCAGCCCGAACCGCGCGTCGGCCGCCGCCACGATGAAGTCGCAATTCAGCGCGATCTCGAAGCCGCCCGCCAGGCAATAGCCCCGCACCGCCGCGATCACCGGCACGGGAGTCTCCGCCACCGCTCGGAACATGCGCTGGAAGACGTGGTGCTGGGCGAACCAGGCCTGTTCGTCCAGCGTGGCCCGCTCCTTCAGGTCGGCACCGGTGCAGAAGGCCCGCTCGCCGGCGCCGCAGAGCACCACCGCCCTGAGGTCGGTGCGCCGGTGCAGGTCCTCGAAGCAGGCGGCGAGCCCCTGCGCCATGGCGGTGTCGAAGGCGTTCATCCGCTCGGGCCGGTTGAGTCGCACCAGGGCCACGTCGCGCTGGGGCCACTCCAGCTGGACATGGGTGCCCTCCACGACGGTCCACCTCCATCCCACCCGGTCTGCCCAAGGCGGATCGGATCCCGGGGACCTGGCCCCGGCGGCGACCGGCCCGCGGGGCCGGTCGCCGCCCCTCCGGGGTCGAGGCGTCTGGATGAGGACGGGGCGAGACGGCTCCCGACGGAAGAGGAGTTCCATGGCCGGAAGGGCCGCCCCTGCCGGGCGGCCCGCCACTCCCGGCGCTGCGAAACCGCCCATCCGCGGCGCGTGCGACCGCGCGGGTCGCCACGCCCCGTCTCCCCGCAGGGGCGGTGCGCAGGGGCCGGGTTCGTCCCGTTCGCCGGTTCCGCCGGATCGGCCCGCTCGGACGTCGTCCTGCGCGGGCGTGGCGCCGCTCGTCGGCGCCGGGAGCGCCGGTCTACTCGGCGTCGGCCGGCGATGGGGCGGCGCGCCGGCGCCGCAGGAGCCGCAGCAGGCGGCGACGGGCCGCGAAGGCGCCGCGGAAGGCCCAGTAGCGCAGGGGCGCGAACACCCGCTCGAACTCGCCCACGTACTCGACCAGCTCGGCGCCGAAGCCCTTCTTGAAGCGATACAGCCCGTAGTGGGGATCGGCCGGGTCGAGGTTGCCGGACACGCCGCGGAAGTCGTAGATCCGGCATCCCTCGGCGATGGCCCAGCGGATCGCCGCCCACTGGGCCGCGTGGCTGGGCATCACCTTGCGGGCCGCGTAGTCGGTGCCACCGTAGAGGTACCAGACGACGTCGCCACAGCGGAACACCATGACCCCCGCCACCGGCCGACCCTGGTATTC
The sequence above is drawn from the Thermaerobacter sp. FW80 genome and encodes:
- a CDS encoding enoyl-CoA hydratase/isomerase family protein; amino-acid sequence: MEGTHVQLEWPQRDVALVRLNRPERMNAFDTAMAQGLAACFEDLHRRTDLRAVVLCGAGERAFCTGADLKERATLDEQAWFAQHHVFQRMFRAVAETPVPVIAAVRGYCLAGGFEIALNCDFIVAAADARFGLPEVTRGIMPGGGATQILPRVVGEAWANRLIMTGEIIDVETARRIGLVTEVTEPERVVTRALELAAVIAANAPIAVRQVKQAVRASRSLGWEEGRRRELELYAACVPTDDRREGMRSFLERRRPVFRGR